The nucleotide window CAGACCCGCATCGGGGCCGCATGTGGCCCGTTCTCGGCCCAATCGCGCGCTGCGCACGCTCACATGGGTCATCGCCCACCTGCCCGGTGGCGTGCATCCGACGCCCGCGCAGGACCCGCGCAGCATCCTCGTCTACCGCATGGGGAACCTCGGCGACATCGTAGTGGCCCTGCCCGCTTTCCATGCCCTCCGGGATCGCTATCCCAAGGCTCGCATGATGCTCGTCACCTCGCCCACGAAGCGCGGCGCACCCGGTGCGGTGGAGGTGCTCGCGAAGGACGACACCTTCAACGAGATGATCGTCTACTACGAAGACGAGTCCAGCAGCCCGGCATTCTTGAGGAAGCTCCGACGCCAGATCATCGCCGCGAAAGTCGATTTCGCCATTCTACTGCCCGACGACCTCTCCACCGCGAAAAGCCTCGCCAAGCAGATGGCCATCCTTGCGGCCTCCGGCGTACGGCGCATCATTGGCGCGGAAGTGGTAGACCACAAAGACTTTGCCAAAGGTCAGGTGCCGCGATTGATGGAACTGATTCGGCCGCTCGGTTGTAGCGAGGTGGAGTCTTTCCCGTGGATCAAGGCGGATCAGTCCGACGCGGCCCGGATTGCGGCACTTCTTCCGCCCGGCCAGGGTCCCCTCATCGGCATGCAGTGCGGCGCCAAGCGCCCCGCCAACCGCTGGATGCCCGAACGCTTCATCGCCCTGGGACAGGCCCTCGTGAGCGAGCTGGACGCCCGCCTCATCTTCACCGGCAGCGAAGGGGAAAAGCCTCTGATCGAAAGCATCATCCAGGGCATCGGCCCCGGCTGCACCAACCTCGTGGGCCAAACCACCATCCCCGAACTCGCCGCTCTCGCCAACCTGTGCGATTGCTTTGTTTCCAACGACACCGGGACCATGCACGTCGTCGCGAGCACCGGCAAACCCGTCGTCGCCATCTTCTCCGCCCGCGACCACGCCCACCGCTGGTATCCCTACGGCGAGCAGCACATCGTCCTGCGCCACAATCCCGAGTGCAGCCCCTGCCTCCAGGACACCTGCCCGCTCTACGACGCCCCCATCTGCCTCACCGCCCACGAGGTGGCTCATGTGCTGGCCGCGGTGCGGGAAGTGCTGGCGCGGTGAGGATATTGTATTACCACGAAACACACGAAGAGCACGAATAATAATGAGAGAGGGAATGGTTGTTTCCGTCGTACGCCAGACAAATCGCTTTGGACTGGCATTTTCAATTAACTTTGCGCCTTCGCGCCTTTGCGTGCAGTACATTTGTGACTCAAGCGTAGGGGGTGCGGAAGCCAGATGCAGCCGGTTTGCCTTTGGGAGAAATACTTTTCTCGCCATTTCAGCTATAATAATCCCAAAAGGAGAATAGCGATGAATGTCATACTTCCAGAAAGGCTTCAGGAGTTCGTCCGTTCCAGGGTGGAGTCCGGCGAGTTTCGATCAGTGGACGAGGTCCTTGAGCAGGGTGTGCTGTTGTTGCAGGAGAAGTATGAGAAGGACCGTGACGATTCGGCGCGGCTCGAAGAACTGAAGTCCATGGTTGCCGCTGGTATTGCCGATGCCGATCAGGGACGGTTGACAAGTTTCAATCTCGAAAAGATAAGGGAGCGTGGACAAGCGCGACTCGAAGCTGAAAGGGCAAAGGGGTAATACGTGGGGCACGTTCGATACACGTTTCTTGCAGAGACGGATCTCGAAGATATTTGGTTCTACATTGCCCGCGACGACCGTCGTGCGGCGGATCGTGCTGTCATTGCGATAGATGCCGAATGCGTGAGGTTTTCGGATGTCCCAGACGCGGGGAGAGCGCGTCAGGATATCGGGGAAGGAGTTCGACATGTGGCGTGGGGGCGATACGTGATCTATTACCGTCGAATTGAAGGTGGTATCCAAGTCTTGCGAATTCTTCACAGTGCACGCGATATAACAACCGACCTGTTTGAACTCGAATGAGTCGACTATTGCTTGGTCAAGCTCGCTCCATTTCACCCAGTATCCGCTGCTTTGCCAGTTCCCAATCTTCAAGCTCTGTCTCGCCAGTCTTCAACGCCGTATCGCGTTCGTGTAACACCTCTCCGTGCCACGCGGGCGATGGGACGCTCGATTCATTGCGGTAAAGATCTTCCCAAATAAGCTCCATAGTCTGGCGCTTGTCTTCCACAGACCTTTCGTCCAAGGGAATGGGAATCATGGTTCATCCTTTCGTTGGCGGATTGGCGTCGGTCATGCCGACATCAAAACTATACACCAATCCGACCCACTGCTCGGCAATTTCCGCCATCAAGCATCGCCCCACGCGCAACACGTGGCACCCGCCGCCGAATCCGTGTAGAATCGCCCCACAGTCCACCCATACACCCCAACCCCGGAACCCTATGTGCGGCATTTGCGGAAAACTTAACGTCGACCCGGCCCAACCCGTGGCGCCCGAACTCCTGCGTGACATGGGCAGCCTCATGGCCCATCGCGGGCCCGACGACAGCGGCCTCTACACCGAAGGCCCCATCGGCCTTGGCCATCGCCGTCTCAGCATCATCGACGTGGCGGGCGGTCACCAGCCGATTTCCAATGTCGACGGCTCGGTCTGGATCGTCTTCAACGGCGAGATCTATAACCACCTCGAACTGCGCATCGGCCTGGAGTCGCGGGGCTATGTCTACAAGACCCATAGCGACACCGAGACCATTCTCCACGCCTACGAGGCCTGGGGCACCGACTGCGTTGGGAAATTGCGCGGCATGTTTGCCTTCGCCATCTGGGACGCGCGTGATCACAGCCTCTTTCTCGCGCGTGATCACTTCGGCATCAAGCCGATCTACTACACCGAGACCGACGACGCGTTCCTCTTCGCGTCGGAGCTGAAGACCCTCTTTCTCGACGATGCCGTGGATGAATCCTTCGATCCCATTGCGTTATACGATTATTTCACCTTCAAGTTCATTCCGACACCGCGCACGCCCTTTCGGGCCATCAAGAAACTGCCCCAGGCCCACTGGATGCGCGTTCGCGATGGGAAGGTGGAAATGCAGCGCTACTGGACGCCCACTTTCGACGGAGTATCCAGAAAAAGCGAGCCCGAGCTGCTCGAAGAGCTCGAATCGCTGCTTCACGATTCCGTGCGCGAGCAGTGCATGAGCGAAGTGCCCCTCGGGGTATTCCTCAGTGGCGGTGTGGATTCGACCCTCCTCGCCCTGCTCCATGCGAAACTCACCGATCGCCCGATCTCCACCTTCGCCATGGGCTTTCAAGGCCAGCGCGGCTTCGACGAGACCAGCTACGCCGCCGCAGCGGCCGCCGCCTGCGGCGCGGATCACCACATCTTCCAGTGCGGACCCGATTCCACACAATCGCTACCGGAAATCCTCTGGCACCTCGAAGAGCCCCTGGCCGATGCCGCCCTATTGCCCCTTCATGCCCTGTGTCACGAAGCAGCGAAGCACGTGGCGGTCGTCCATTGTGGCGATGGCGCGGACGAGATCTTCGGCGGTTACACGCGATTCTACTGGGACAACATCGCGACCCAGTTCGGTCGCGTGCCCGGTCCGGTCCGCCGAGGTCTGCTCGCGCCGGGCTTTCGCGCCATGCAATCCCTGCCGGGGCGCTTCAAGGAACTGGGCCGTCGCGGCGAGAAATTCTGCACCTATGCGGGACTCCATCCCGCAGCGCGCTACATGAACTGGTTTACACACATCCACGACGATATCAAGCACCAGTTGTTGCATCCCGATCTGCTGAAGGAAGTGGGGGAGTACCGCTCCACCGCAGTCTTTGAGCAAATCTTTCACGACGCCCGCGCCATCGGCCTCGATGCCATGGGCCAGCGTCAATACTGTGAACTGTACAACTTCGTGCCCGACGATCTCATGCTGAAGTCCGACAAGATCGCCATGTCGGCCAGTCTCGAAGGGCGTTTTCCTTTCCTCGATCCGCGCCTGGTCGAGTTCGGTCTTTCTTTGCCGGTCCATCAGAAGATGGGTGCCCGTGATCTCAAAGTGTTGTTGAAGAAGCTCCTCGCGAAGCACATGCCACCCGACTTTGTGAATCGAAAGAAACAAGGCTTCGAAGTGCCCGTGGCCCACTGGTTTCGCGGTCAACTGAACACGGACCTTCGCGAAATGGTAGACAACCTTGATGATCACCTGCTGAACGGCGGCTACGTGAAATCCCTCGTGGAACGCCTCGATGCCGGCGACCCCACGGCCTCGCGTCCCTGTTTCAGTATCTACATCTTCGAGCAATGGCGGCGGATCTTCGAGAGTCCCCGTCGTAAGTGCCGCGAGCGCCTCGCAGTGATAAAGAGCAATGCGCAGGTAAGCCCCTGAACCAAAAACATCCGTCCTATCCGTCGAATCGGTCCTATACCCTGGAGCGTCTCGTGCCCTCCGAAGTCACCGCCACATCGCGCCTCACCGCAAGCCTGCTCCTCCTGGGCGTGGCCGTGGTTGCCTGCTGCCTGGCCATCGCCGGGCTCTCCAGTGGCTTCGCCTATGGCACCGACATGGCCGACCGACCCATATTGCCCTTCGTCGCGTTCCTCATGCTCGCCGCGTTGCCCTACTTCGCTTCGGTCTATCTCGCGCCGCGCGCAAGCCATTCGCGAAAACTCGCCTGGGGCATTTTTATCATCGGCGTCGCCATGCGCCTCGTCATGGCCATTGCCCAGCCCATTCTCGAAGATGATTTCTACCGCTATCTCTGGGATGGCGCCGTTACCGCGCATGGACACCATCCCTACACGATCCGTCCCGCCGATGCCCGCGCCGGCGGGGAAGGGGTATCGCCCGAGCTCCTCGCCCTCGCGCAGGAGAGCGGGGTCGTACTGCAACGCGTCAATCATCCGGAGCTCGGCACCATTTATCCCCCCGTGACCCAGGCCGTATTCGGCCTCGCCCACGTCCTCGCCCCCTGGAGCCGCGCGGGCCTCCTCACCCTCTACTACGCAGCCGATTGCGTCGCCTTCGCCCTCCTGCTGGCCCTCCTGCGCCGTCTCGGCAGGAATCCCGCCCTCGTGCTGGTCTATTGGTGGAATCCCCTCTGCGTGAAGGAAATCTATAATTCACTGCACATGGACATCCTCCTCGCGCCTTGTCTGCTGCTTTTCCTGTTGATGTTTTTACGCAGACGACCCGTCATCGCGTCATGCGCTCTGGCCGTGGCCACCGCTGTCAAACTGTGGCCGTTCCTCCTCCTCGCGCCCATGCTCGTGACGCTTCGCAAGTCGCCCCGTGCCCTCGTTATCAGTTTGTGCGCCTGCCTGCTGCTTTCCGCCTTGCTCCTCGCGCCCATGGCGGGCACCCGCATGCTGGGCAATGCCTCCGGCCTTGCGGCCTACAGCGCACGCTGGGAAATGAACGATGCCCTTTTCATGGTGTTCCCCTGGTCCATCAGGCACATTGCCACCATCGCGGGCCACACCCTCAGCGCCGGCGAGGCCCACCGCGCGGGAAAACTGATCGCCGGACTCGTTTTGCTCGCCGCCACTGTCCTGATTTGCCGCCGCGCCGTGAACCAGGACTCGAGCCACGCTGAGCCCGAACACCGGATGGCGGCCGCCGTACTCTGGATCACCGCCGCCCTTTTTCTACTCAGCCCCACCCAGTTCCCCTGGTATTTCATCTGGTTTGCCCCACTCCTCTCCCTGATTCCCAGTCGCGGCCTGATGCTCCTGACCCTCACCCTGCCGCTCTACTACCTCAAATTCTATCTCGACGCCCGCGGTCAGGTGCAGCTCTTCCACCACGGCGTCGTCTGGCTGGAATACGTTCCCGTGTGGCTTCTGCTTCTTTGGGACCGGGGGAAAGAAACTCCCAGGCATGTCGCCAATTGATGACAAGAATCCTTCCTTTGCGCCTCAGCGCCTTTGCGTGCCGATTTGGGAAGATCCGCACGCAAAGGCGCTGAGGCACAAAGGACTGTTCGGCCCCGGATGCGCGATTGTGGATAGTAGTACACCGGCCGTTCTTTTCTCTTCCTCTCTTTCTTCGTGCTCCTCGCGTGCTTCGTGGTGATCTCTCCTCCGCCGATTTCCCACCCGCGCCCCCCATCGTGCTATCGTGTAGCCCTCTGTGTCCTGCTCTAAAGAAAGTCCCCATGCGAAACGAACACACCATTGCCGTCATCATCCCGGTCCTCAACGAAGAAGCCGCAATCGGCAAGGTGATCGGCGACATCCCCGCCTGGGTGGACGACATCATCGTCGTCGACAACGGCTCCACAGACGACACGGCCCGCGTCGCGGCGGAGCACGGCGCACGGGTGATTGCGGAGCCGCAGCGGGGCTATGGCGCGGCCTGTCTGCGCGGCATCTCGGCCCTGAACGCAACGGATATCGTCGTCTTTCTCGACGGCGACTACAGCGATCACCCGGAAGAAATGCCCCTGTTGGTCGATCCCGTGATCCAGGGTGAAGTCGATTTCATGGTCGGCTCGCGCGCTCGTGGTGTCCGCGAGCCCGGTTCTCTCACGCCCCAGGCGGCCTTCGGTAACTGGCTCGCCACAAAGCTCATCCGCATTTTCTGGGGCATCCGATATTCCGATCTGGGGCCCTTTCGCGCCATCCGCTACCGCACCCTGCTCCAACTGGGTATGGCCGATCGGGACTACGGCTGGACCGTGGAAATGCAGATTAAGGCGGCCCTCCACGCGGTGCCCGCCGATGAAGTTCCCGTCTCCTATCGCAAACGCGAAGGCGTCTCGAAAGTTTCCGGCACCGTGCGCGGGGTCGTTGGCGCGGGCTATAAAATCCTCAGCACCATCTTCCTCAGCGCGCTTTTCTCCAAACACACCCTCAAGACCGGACTGCTGATCTATTTCACCCGATTCCCCGAGTCCGGCACCACGAAAACCCGCCTGATTCCCGCGCTGGGGCCCGAGGGCGCCGCTGAACTCCAGCGCCAACTGACGGAGCACACCCTCCGTCAGTCCATTCCCCCGCTGGATGAAGTGGAAACTCAGATTCGCTACACCGGCGCGGCTCGATCGGCGCTGCGCGAATGGCTCGGGCCCGACCATCTCTACGCCCCCCAGGGCGAGGGAAATCTCGGCGACCGGATGGCCCGTGCCGTGGAGGAGGGCTTCAATCAGGCCTATGGCAAAGTGGTCCTCTGCGGCACCGACTGTCCGGCCTTGAACAGCCGTCACACCCTCGAAGCCTTTCGCGCACTGGACACGGTAGACCTCGTCATCGGACCCGCCGTTGATGGCGGCTACTACCTCATCGGACTCGCCCTCAACGGCGGACCCGATGAGGTCCAGCGACTCTTCGAAGGCGTTGAATGGAGTACGTCGACCGTGCGCGAACAGACCTTGGCGAATGCGGAACGGATTGGCCTTTCCGTGGAATTGCTGGAGGAATTGTCCGATGTGGATGAGCCGGAAGACCTCGTTCATTGGAAAAACTCCCAACGCGACACGGGTCTCTCCGTCATCATCCCCACCTGGAACGAGGAGGAGCACATCGGCAAGCTGCTCGATGTCGTGGCGATCAGTCCCGAAGTCGAAGTTATCGTCGCCGA belongs to Candidatus Hydrogenedentota bacterium and includes:
- a CDS encoding glycosyltransferase family 9 protein, with the translated sequence MSRPASGPHVARSRPNRALRTLTWVIAHLPGGVHPTPAQDPRSILVYRMGNLGDIVVALPAFHALRDRYPKARMMLVTSPTKRGAPGAVEVLAKDDTFNEMIVYYEDESSSPAFLRKLRRQIIAAKVDFAILLPDDLSTAKSLAKQMAILAASGVRRIIGAEVVDHKDFAKGQVPRLMELIRPLGCSEVESFPWIKADQSDAARIAALLPPGQGPLIGMQCGAKRPANRWMPERFIALGQALVSELDARLIFTGSEGEKPLIESIIQGIGPGCTNLVGQTTIPELAALANLCDCFVSNDTGTMHVVASTGKPVVAIFSARDHAHRWYPYGEQHIVLRHNPECSPCLQDTCPLYDAPICLTAHEVAHVLAAVREVLAR
- a CDS encoding type II toxin-antitoxin system ParD family antitoxin, which encodes MNVILPERLQEFVRSRVESGEFRSVDEVLEQGVLLLQEKYEKDRDDSARLEELKSMVAAGIADADQGRLTSFNLEKIRERGQARLEAERAKG
- a CDS encoding type II toxin-antitoxin system RelE/ParE family toxin translates to MGHVRYTFLAETDLEDIWFYIARDDRRAADRAVIAIDAECVRFSDVPDAGRARQDIGEGVRHVAWGRYVIYYRRIEGGIQVLRILHSARDITTDLFELE
- a CDS encoding addiction module protein → MIPIPLDERSVEDKRQTMELIWEDLYRNESSVPSPAWHGEVLHERDTALKTGETELEDWELAKQRILGEMERA
- the asnB gene encoding asparagine synthase (glutamine-hydrolyzing); translated protein: MVHPFVGGLASVMPTSKLYTNPTHCSAISAIKHRPTRNTWHPPPNPCRIAPQSTHTPQPRNPMCGICGKLNVDPAQPVAPELLRDMGSLMAHRGPDDSGLYTEGPIGLGHRRLSIIDVAGGHQPISNVDGSVWIVFNGEIYNHLELRIGLESRGYVYKTHSDTETILHAYEAWGTDCVGKLRGMFAFAIWDARDHSLFLARDHFGIKPIYYTETDDAFLFASELKTLFLDDAVDESFDPIALYDYFTFKFIPTPRTPFRAIKKLPQAHWMRVRDGKVEMQRYWTPTFDGVSRKSEPELLEELESLLHDSVREQCMSEVPLGVFLSGGVDSTLLALLHAKLTDRPISTFAMGFQGQRGFDETSYAAAAAAACGADHHIFQCGPDSTQSLPEILWHLEEPLADAALLPLHALCHEAAKHVAVVHCGDGADEIFGGYTRFYWDNIATQFGRVPGPVRRGLLAPGFRAMQSLPGRFKELGRRGEKFCTYAGLHPAARYMNWFTHIHDDIKHQLLHPDLLKEVGEYRSTAVFEQIFHDARAIGLDAMGQRQYCELYNFVPDDLMLKSDKIAMSASLEGRFPFLDPRLVEFGLSLPVHQKMGARDLKVLLKKLLAKHMPPDFVNRKKQGFEVPVAHWFRGQLNTDLREMVDNLDDHLLNGGYVKSLVERLDAGDPTASRPCFSIYIFEQWRRIFESPRRKCRERLAVIKSNAQVSP
- a CDS encoding DUF2029 domain-containing protein; its protein translation is MPSEVTATSRLTASLLLLGVAVVACCLAIAGLSSGFAYGTDMADRPILPFVAFLMLAALPYFASVYLAPRASHSRKLAWGIFIIGVAMRLVMAIAQPILEDDFYRYLWDGAVTAHGHHPYTIRPADARAGGEGVSPELLALAQESGVVLQRVNHPELGTIYPPVTQAVFGLAHVLAPWSRAGLLTLYYAADCVAFALLLALLRRLGRNPALVLVYWWNPLCVKEIYNSLHMDILLAPCLLLFLLMFLRRRPVIASCALAVATAVKLWPFLLLAPMLVTLRKSPRALVISLCACLLLSALLLAPMAGTRMLGNASGLAAYSARWEMNDALFMVFPWSIRHIATIAGHTLSAGEAHRAGKLIAGLVLLAATVLICRRAVNQDSSHAEPEHRMAAAVLWITAALFLLSPTQFPWYFIWFAPLLSLIPSRGLMLLTLTLPLYYLKFYLDARGQVQLFHHGVVWLEYVPVWLLLLWDRGKETPRHVAN
- a CDS encoding TIGR04283 family arsenosugar biosynthesis glycosyltransferase, coding for MRNEHTIAVIIPVLNEEAAIGKVIGDIPAWVDDIIVVDNGSTDDTARVAAEHGARVIAEPQRGYGAACLRGISALNATDIVVFLDGDYSDHPEEMPLLVDPVIQGEVDFMVGSRARGVREPGSLTPQAAFGNWLATKLIRIFWGIRYSDLGPFRAIRYRTLLQLGMADRDYGWTVEMQIKAALHAVPADEVPVSYRKREGVSKVSGTVRGVVGAGYKILSTIFLSALFSKHTLKTGLLIYFTRFPESGTTKTRLIPALGPEGAAELQRQLTEHTLRQSIPPLDEVETQIRYTGAARSALREWLGPDHLYAPQGEGNLGDRMARAVEEGFNQAYGKVVLCGTDCPALNSRHTLEAFRALDTVDLVIGPAVDGGYYLIGLALNGGPDEVQRLFEGVEWSTSTVREQTLANAERIGLSVELLEELSDVDEPEDLVHWKNSQRDTGLSVIIPTWNEEEHIGKLLDVVAISPEVEVIVADGGSSDRTVEIAAGRARVVHAERGRASQMNAGAAVATGRYLLFLHADSLPPDDFSSCVRRTLAFENVALGAFELRIDGAGGAMRFIESAANLRSRWLSTPYGDQGLFLRRDTWEAVGGYPVLPMLEDYALVRAARKVGAVVTLSAITSTSPRRWEREGLLRLTAMNVVTFFAYPMGVSPERIARWYGRE